A single window of Plasmodium reichenowi strain SY57 chromosome 14, whole genome shotgun sequence DNA harbors:
- a CDS encoding Yip1 protein, putative → ENSDLSGPLIIVLSLGFILLLAGKASFSYIYLIGIVSSLSIYLLLNMMSQNSTVDLYRTISMLGYALLPLVILSLISIIINLRSKKGYCISFFCILWSALTASRFFEVALRMNSQRYLVAYPIFLLYSCFALIIIF, encoded by the exons GAGAACTCAGACTTATCGGGACCCCTAATAATTGTGCTTTCCCTAggatttattttattacta GCTGGAAAAGCTTCCTTtagttatatttatttgattgGTATTGTGAGTAGCTTgagtatatatttacttcTCAATATGATGAGTCAA AATTCAACTGTGGATTTATATCGAACCATTAGTATGCTCGGTTATGCTCTGTTACCTCTAGtcatattatcattaatatctataattattaatttaag atctaaaaaaggatattgtatatcttttttttgtattttatgGTCAGCTTTAACAGCTTCTCGATTTTTTGAAGtg gCATTGCGTATGAACAGTCAAAGATACCTTGTGGCTTATcctatatttttattatattcatgtTTTGCcttaattataattttttag
- a CDS encoding hypothetical protein (conserved Plasmodium protein, unknown function) has product MDKDIFTINKIIEFQAHQKNILQIWKEYVKEELNLMHSEENIANKNNTCTNNKKKKNTYNNNICNIYNIYNIYHKNTQKCNHIKSIKGFHKYVDEWKELKISLECNEDIYNNYKVIKKDRHIKNIKELCDKEKKSDLQSESEELKQDENNEIIYNQYDDTKKSSKLINNDQGTKSNKHIDNIKINNKVLTNENYIHIYEKYIESLNKNMEKHLKEYETCIVTYNNFINRDINIIYKENITFLTYFYSCINIIKENKIIIPKGSYLYELIYPQTIHSFPVINKFNYYFVKLFINNKWYLIFVNLYLPYNKKKNQILSCYSTFTQEIWTHILIKALYKCFHIFHFKNYHMHIIEMLTGLKYIKSTFNINKIINNNQNNYIQCIILNHHQKMESTNYTNMQNDNKNVRNFNRDITSKEHNTYGHNENKNNDNKNKNNDNKNKNNDNKNKNNDNKNKNDNNNNNNNNSNKYAKEITDNMQNIYNQTNTSISIKNNHAFYYLICSFQEKQFIHVKCCDIKPYNYIQTCNNVINQKKEETNLLKGYKYINTKGNIQISNAQLVPLFKNTPDLDSSEKYIKTSTISTNQHDIKNIFNHNKQTYKKYNIVINENTPNVIQSIKDILSSETNNVQKIKSNDESDKSSSKNIHLKKDNKKNYKDICIWLKDNDIEKILQLININYSSEYLIKIDESLKNNKIISYLSKNKFEFISLNEYIKNKLKPFKAVHKSNSVKNNIPKSVQHIHMEKKKKGKNNQNKNVYDNSENNDMVCNPNMYDLSIDCPYLILICYISIKEKPTENNKRETKLNIQNDNITCEKDNDNINNFFDFFIYFFPHQMCKYHYIEKYKFGNEEKNSEQVRKKKKKKKKKKKKKKXXXXKKKKKKKKKKKKKKKKKKKKDKKNKLTASQLLLIPTKKKKKDHKILFLNDMYDCNLFFKKIGERNHNEDIIPFIPCNNFLQQILNNKDYKNYFFFNKIVKRKIRLEKNKEHFFILYTKRFEYNDFYIEWINENKNFESSYMISSSFITIEEYLEKFMKMSMSILPKKEISLKNQILNNKVLLKFVININMNDQKEGNDEHGQDININSNHTNIGRIKQDLLQEPHCCKELNNNFHFYLIVKINNLNIVPYLNLYMCRIKNDDMLHIQNNLEEKKIIKNKKIKKLPSKKNDSIYDGDEYINIVSTFYKYSLDKLIFKIYIPLDQINKHHNYLFLLVTKKILWRYHVNFNISINVAYPKEDDIIRSNHYENSQNSKNKIVLDIMELPSYCSNYTYTFPTEQTEIGKDIKNIEERNTDNPVDINILHGDNKKNIENVPNVKHTCSYDEMNKKGDHNLSGKNTIQILKKINVKNKNEYTYGNIFIQLKNYHLYEYIEAKIIKVEKAIKRKMTEDNFNVDFILRNYIRKVIFAKKKKKKDIFFKHVILNTNDTYFILIKVKIKNHLNSPKMDLNILDKDTYTWTCDKKDIRLNKSLSQRDEKKKKKKNHNENIYKIEQINSNNDIIIMDILLNFDEYVHLLDDTTCEEIDREINKYKEIKKIDIEQLNICFTQNVLGNIFDFKNEMLFCFKRDYENIYMNIINMICDLNNNNNNNNNEEEGGGKRLERENIQRLNDKEQNVSNDKLCINQMNDKNKNIQMDHMNSQNKKGVNNINNRKRSFQEMNNSYMNKNLFYYFASNILKYDEESLRYLFYRFFKNDIEHINIKEFILVCKNMENLESIKNCSFLIKIEEKIDKNHIFSISLDNNNFHNNNFHNNNFHNNNHYDTKRKIIYNDENHIINQNTDILFDGIFTYGKKTQNIINDIINFYKIKNKDTNLLKFKVDAELQLNEKCIWNSSTLNFKNIRKNYNTQIFIKTKIMKQTNHIIINNYKEKEKIIKKHTQKQKSTQNETQKDTQKETQKDTQKDTKKQTKKQTKKDTEKDTEKDTEKDTEKDTEKDTQKDTEKQTKNKSCNHSNYTKEKYCKSYKHIKIDKPINNINDLINITHNIENNFDLFYLKDINKKITKTIKERKTFLSNFKNNIKEKKLKKFNDKEFNNLYRKALQLNLHIYNQEYIQIIKQYIHIFNFLNQIKPLIKNAEWKKKKYTNNFQDIQINDILTDQNIFIHLYNKCTYLITNIHDIQLNDYYQNIYKDSTQLYRIITNHKLKEQQKKIT; this is encoded by the exons ATGGATAAAGATATTTTTactataaataaaattattgaaTTTCAAGCTCaccaaaaaaatatattacagATATGGAAAGAATATGTAAAAGAAGAACTAAACTTAATGCACTCAGAAGAAAATATAGCGAACAAAAATAACACATGtactaataataaaaaaaaaaaaaatacatacaataataatatatgtaatatatataatatatataatatatatcataagaatacacaaaaatgtaatcatataaaatcaATAAAAGGCTTTCATAAATATGTGGACGAATGGAAAGAACTAAAAATATCATTAGAATGTAACGaagatatttataataattataaagttattaaaaaagatagacatattaagaatataaaagaactatgtgataaagaaaaaaaaagtgatTTACAATCAGAAAGTGAAGAATTAAAACAAGATGAAAATAAcgaaattatatacaaccaatatgatgatacaaaaaaatcatcaaaactaattaataatgatcAAGGCACAAAAAGTAATAAACATATAGAtaatatcaaaataaataataaagtattaacaaatgaaaattatatacatatatatgaaaaatatattgaaagtttaaataaaaatatggaaaaacatttaaaagaatatgaGACATGTATtgttacatataataattttataaatagagatattaatataatatataaagaaaatattacatttttaacatatttttattcttgtataaatataataaaagaaaataaaatcattATACCTAAAGGTTCTTATCTATATGAATTAATATATCCACAAACTATTCATTCCTTTCCtgttattaataaatttaattattattttgttaaactctttataaataataaatggTACCTAATATTTGTAAACTTGTATTTaccatataataaaaaaaaaaatcaaatattGTCATGTTATTCAACTTTTACACAAGAAATATGGAcacatattttaataaaagcattatataaatgttttcatattttccattttaaaaattatcaCATGCATATTATCGAGATGTTAACAGGtcttaaatatattaaatcaacttttaatataaataaaatcataaataacaatcaaaataattatattcaaTGTATCATTTTAAATCACCACCAAAAAATGGAGTCCACAAATTATACGAATATgcaaaatgataataaaaatgttcGAAATTTTAATAGGGACATTACAAGTAAGGAACACAACACATATGGTCacaatgaaaataaaaataatgataataaaaataaaaataatgataataaaaataaaaataatgataataaaaataaaaataatgataataaaaataaaaatgacaataataataataataataataatagtaataaatATGCAAAAGAAATAACAGATAATATGCAAAATATTTACAACCAAACAAATACTTCCATatctataaaaaataatcacGCATtctattatttaatatgcTCCTTTCAAGAGAAACAATTTATACATGTAAAATGTTGTGACATAAAGCCATACAACTACATACAAACGTGCAACAATGTAATtaatcaaaaaaaagaagaaacaAATTTACTCAAaggatataaatatataaatacaaaagGAAATATTCAAATTTCTAACGCTCAATTAGTACcactttttaaaaatacacCTGATTTAGATTCATctgaaaaatatattaaaacatCTACTATATCAACAAATCAACatgatattaaaaatatatttaaccATAACAAACAGACATATAAGAAATACAATATTgtaataaatgaaaatacCCCAAATGTTATTCAGTCtattaaagatatattatccAGCGAAACTAATAATgttcaaaaaataaaaagtaacGATGAGTCAGATAAAAGTAGTAGTAAAAACATTCATTTgaaaaaagataataaaaag AATTATAAAGACATCTGTATATGGCTTAAAGACAATGATATTGAAAAAATCCTTCAactaataaatataaattattcatCAGAATAtctaataaaaatagatgaatctctaaaaaataataaaatcatCTCTTATCTgagtaaaaataaatttgaatttatatcactaaatgaatatatcaaaaataaGTTAAAACCTTTTAAAGCAGTACATAAAAGTAACAgtgtaaaaaataatataccaAAATCTGTTcaacatatacatatggaaaaaaaaaaaaaaggaaaaaataatcagaacaaaaatgtatatgATAATAGCGAAAATAATGACATGGTTTGTAATCCTAATATGTATGACCTATCAATTGATTGTCCATATCttatattaatttgttACATATCAATCAAAGAAAAACCAACAGAAAATAACAAAAGAGAAACAAAGCTAAACATtcaaaatgataatataacatgtgaaaaagataatgacaacataaataatttttttgatttttttatctaCTTTTTTCCTCATCAAATGTGTAAGTATCattatatagaaaaatataaatttggAAACGAGGAGAAAAATTCTGAACAAGtcagaaaaaaaaaaaaaaaaaaaaagaaaaaaaaaaaaaaaaaaaaaaNNNNNNNNNaaaaaaaaaaaaaaaaaaaaaaaaaaaaaaaaaaaaaaaaaaaaaaaaaaaaaaaaaaaaaggataaaaaaaacaaattaacAGCTAGccaattattattaataccaacaaaaaaaaaaaaaaaggaccataaaatattatttttaaatgatatGTATGAttgtaatttattttttaaaaaaataggTGAACGGAATCATAATGAGGATATTATTCCTTTTATACCctgtaataattttttacaacaaatattaaataataaggattataaaaattattttttttttaacaaaatCGTGAAACGGAAAATACGtcttgaaaaaaataaagaacacttttttattttgtacaCAAAAAGGTTTGAGTATAATGATTTCTACATTGAATGGATAAACGAAAACAAAAATTTCGAGAGTAGTTATATGATAAGTAGCTCATTTATAACGATTGAGGAATATCTAGAGAAATTTATGAAAATGTCCATGTCAATTTTACcgaaaaaagaaatttctttaaaaaatcaaatCTTGAATAACAAGGTCTTATTAAAATTTGTAATCaacataaatatgaatgatCAAAAAGAAGGAAATGATGAACATGGAcaagatataaatataaattcaaATCATACGAACATAGGAAGAATAAAGCAGGACCTATTACAAGAACCACATTGCTGTAAAGAattgaataataatttccatttttatcttatagtaaaaattaataatttgaatatagttccatatttaaatttatatatgtgtagAATAAAGAATGATGATATGTTACATATTCAGAATAAtttagaagaaaaaaaaataataaaaaataaaaaaattaaaaaactTCCATCTAAAAAGAATGATTCCATATATGATGGTGAcgaatatattaatattgtaagtacattttataaatattcattagataaattaattttcaaaatatatatcccCTTGgatcaaataaataagcATCATAATTATCTGTTTTTATTAGTAACAAAAAAGATACTATGGAGATATCAtgtaaattttaatatttccaTAAATGTAGCATATCCTAAAGAGGATGATATCATACGTAGTAATCATTATGAGAATTCACAAAATAGTAAAAACAAAATAGTCCTAGATATTATGGAATTACCATCCTATTGTTCAAATTACACTTATACATTTCCAACAGAACAAACAGAAATAGGTAAAGATATAAAGAACATCGAAGAAAGGAATACAGATAATCCTGTTGATATCAATATATTACAtggtgataataaaaaaaatatagaaaatgtTCCAAATGTGAAACACACATGTAGCTATGATGAGATGAATAAGAAGGGTGATCATAATTTATCTGGGAAGAATACAATTCAgattttgaaaaaaataaatgtaaaaaataaaaatgaatacaCCTATGGtaatatattcatacaattaaaaaattatcatctatatgaatatatagaagccaaaattataaaagtaGAAAAAGCcataaaaagaaaaatgacagaagataattttaatgtggattttattttaagaaattatataagaaaagTTATATttgcaaaaaaaaaaaaaaaaaaagatatattttttaaacatgtaatattaaatacaaatgatacatattttatacttATAAAGGTCAAAATTAAGAATCATCTTAATTCTCCTAAAATGGATTTAAACATCCTAGATAAAGATACCTATACATGGACATGtgataaaaaagatatacgattaaataaatcattatCTCAGAgagatgaaaaaaaaaaaaaaaaaaaaaatcataatgaaaacatttataaaattgaacaaataaattcaaataatgatataattattatggATATATTACTAAATTTTGATGAATATGTTCATTTGTTAGATGATACAACATGTGAAGAAATTGATAGagaaattaataaatataaggagattaaaaaaattgatatAGAACAATTAAACATTTGTTTTACTCAAAATGTACTTggaaatatttttgattttaaaaatgaaatgttattttgttttaaaagagattatgaaaatatatatatgaatataataaacatgATATGTGatttgaataataataataataataataataatgaagaagaagGAGGAGGAAAAAGGCTTGAAAGGGAAAATATACAAAGGttaaatgataaagaaCAAAATGTAAGTAATGATAAGTTATGTATCAATCAAATGAAtgacaaaaataaaaatatacaaatggatcatatgaatagtcagaataaaaaaggtgttaataatataaataataggAAAAGATCATTTCAAGAAATGAATAATTCGTATATGAACAAAaacttattttattatttcgcatcaaatattttaaaatacGATGAAGAATCTCTCcgttatttattttatagattttttaaaaatgatatagaacatataaatattaaggaatttatattagtgtgtaaaaatatggaaaacTTAGAAAGTATTAAAAATTGTTCTTtcttaataaaaatagaagaaaaaatcGACAAGaatcatattttttctatatcgctagataataacaattttcataataacaattttcataataacaattttcataataacAACCATTATGatacaaaaagaaaaataatctataatgatgaaaacCATATTATAAACCAAAATAcagatatattatttgacGGAATCTTCACATATGGAAAGAAAacacaaaatattattaatgatattataaatttttataaaataaaaaataaagatacgaatttattaaaattcAAAGTAGATGCTGAATTAcaattaaatgaaaaatgtaTTTGGAATTCTTCTACTTTGAATTTTAAgaatataagaaaaaattataatacacaaatttttataaagacaaagataatgaaacaaacaaatcatataattattaataattataaagaaaaagaaaaaataataaaaaaacatacacaaaaacaaaaaagtACACAAAATGAGACACAAAAAGATACACAAAAAGAGACACAAAAAGATACACAAAAAGATacaaaaaaacaaacaaaaaaacaaacaaaaaaagataCAGAAAAAGATACAGAAAAAGATACAGAAAAAGATACAGAAAAAGATACAGAAAAAGATACACAAAAAGATACagaaaaacaaacaaaaaacaAATCATGTAACCATTCAAATTatacaaaagaaaaatattgCAAGTCATACAAACATATCAAAATTGATAAAccaataaataatataaatgatctaataaatattacacataatatagaaaataattttgatttgttttatttaaaagatattaacaaaaaaattacaaaaacAATTAAAGAGAGGAAAACATTCCTTTCcaattttaaaaataatatcaaggaaaaaaaattaaaaaaatttaatgataaagaatttaataatttatatagGAAAGCATTACAATTgaatttacatatttataatcaagaatatatacaaattatcaaacaatatattcatatttttaattttttaaatcaaataaaaccattaattaaaaatgcagaatggaaaaaaaaaaaatatacaaataattttcAAGATATTCAAATTAATGATATTCTAACAgatcaaaatatatttattcatctatataataagtgtacttatttaataacaaatatacaTGACATACAATTAAATgattattatcaaaatatatacaagGACTCTACACAACTATATCGTATAATAACTAATcataaattaaaagaacaacaaaaaaaaataacataa
- a CDS encoding pre-mRNA-splicing factor ISY1, putative, with product MARNVEKGKSMLNQWIKAKEISDKREFFKIPKNIDEVENLDDALKYRIYIIKEMCKKIKEIQNHSLSDQHIRELNDQINKLIFIKNKWEARIVELGGKDYSKESSLLINAHSSELRGSSNYKYFGAAKNLKGVRELLFKENEDKKQLNIKKKKDARNFEKVINIHYFGYCDETNEHLLQQEVKIQKKLEKMDLKILKKYKH from the exons atggCGAGAAATGtagaaaaaggaaaatcTATGTTAAATCAGTGGATTAAGGCAAAAGAAATATCTGATAAAAGagaattttttaaaataccaaaaaatattgatgaAGTTGAAAATTTGGACGACGCCCTTAaata TcgaatatatattatcaaagAAATGTGTAAGAAGATAAAGGAAATCCAAAATCATAGTTTGAGTGATCAGCATATAAGGGAATTGAATGACCAGATCAACAAActcatttttataaagaaCAAATGGGAAGCAAGAATAGTAGAG cTTGGAGGAAAGGATTACTCCAAGGAGTCTAGCCTTTTAATAAATGCTCATT cGAGCGAACTGAGGGGAAGCAGCAACTATAAATATTTCGGAGCAGCGAAAAACTTGAAGGGTGTGAGGGAACTActatttaaagaaaatgaagacAAAAAACAActtaatataaaaaagaaaaaggatGCAAGAAATTTCGAAAAGGTTATTAATATTCATTACTTCGGTTATTGTGATGAAACAAATGAACATCTTTTACAACAAGAAGTTAAAATTCagaaaaaattagaaaaaatggatttaaaaatattaaaaaaatataaacactaa